The following coding sequences lie in one Neptunomonas phycophila genomic window:
- the fadA gene encoding acetyl-CoA C-acyltransferase FadA, with protein sequence MSLQPNDVVIVDAVRTPMGRSKGGVFRNVRAESLSASVMKALLARNPAVDPNQVEDVIWGCVNQTLEQGFNIARNAALLAGLPHSVGGLTVNRLCGSSMSALHTAAQAIQTGNGDLFIIGGVEHMGHIDMAHGVDINPEMSKYSAKAAMMMGLTAEMLGKMNGVTREMQDAFGARSHRLAHEASVSGRFDNEVIPIEGHDANGFKVLVERDEVIRPETTVDTLAGLKPVFIPKVGTVTAGTSSAISDGASGMLVMSAQKAEELGLKPRAVIRGMAIAGCDPSIMGYGPVPATKKALKRAGLSIDDIDYFELNEAFAAQALAVMQGLKITDRMDTRINLNGGAIALGHPLGCSGSRITTTLLNVLEDKQGTLGVATMCIGMGQGIATVIERL encoded by the coding sequence ATGAGTCTGCAACCCAATGACGTTGTCATCGTAGATGCGGTACGTACCCCAATGGGACGTTCAAAAGGTGGTGTTTTCCGTAATGTTCGCGCTGAATCTTTATCAGCATCTGTCATGAAAGCGCTACTCGCACGCAACCCCGCAGTCGATCCTAATCAGGTTGAGGATGTAATCTGGGGTTGTGTAAACCAAACACTAGAACAAGGTTTCAATATTGCCCGTAATGCCGCTTTATTAGCCGGGTTACCTCACTCAGTTGGCGGCCTAACCGTTAACCGCTTGTGTGGTTCATCCATGTCTGCGCTGCATACAGCTGCACAAGCCATCCAAACAGGTAATGGTGATCTATTCATCATCGGCGGTGTTGAGCATATGGGTCATATCGACATGGCGCATGGCGTTGATATCAACCCTGAAATGTCTAAATATTCAGCCAAAGCTGCCATGATGATGGGTTTAACGGCTGAAATGCTCGGTAAAATGAATGGAGTAACGCGTGAGATGCAAGACGCCTTTGGGGCTCGCTCTCATCGCTTAGCGCACGAGGCGTCGGTATCCGGACGTTTTGATAACGAAGTGATCCCTATCGAAGGCCATGACGCTAATGGCTTTAAAGTATTGGTAGAACGGGATGAAGTTATTCGCCCAGAAACAACGGTAGATACGCTAGCGGGATTAAAACCAGTCTTTATCCCTAAAGTAGGCACGGTAACGGCAGGCACATCATCGGCTATTTCCGATGGTGCATCCGGTATGTTGGTGATGTCAGCGCAAAAAGCAGAAGAGCTTGGGCTAAAACCTCGCGCTGTTATTCGTGGCATGGCCATCGCTGGTTGCGACCCATCCATTATGGGTTATGGCCCGGTACCGGCTACTAAAAAGGCTTTAAAGCGTGCCGGCCTTTCCATCGATGATATTGATTACTTCGAGCTGAACGAAGCCTTCGCGGCGCAAGCGCTGGCGGTCATGCAAGGTTTGAAAATAACAGACCGTATGGATACACGTATTAACTTAAACGGCGGTGCTATCGCACTTGGCCATCCACTAGGATGCTCAGGATCGCGTATTACCACAACGTTGTTAAACGTGCTAGAAGATAAACAAGGTACGCTCGGTGTAGCCACCATGTGTATCGGTATGGGCCAAGGTATAGCGACGGTTATCGAACGTCTGTAA